One segment of Pseudomonadota bacterium DNA contains the following:
- a CDS encoding Nudix family hydrolase yields MAVGVLCNDRDEVLIAQRPKGRHQGGLWEFPGGKVEPGEDGRAALRRELREELGIEITIARPLIRVRHRYADRSVLLDCWRVSRWGGEVHGREGQRVAWARPEALDERRFLPADKAILTAARLPAMYLISPEPGPDLDAFLATLDARLGGGLRLFQLRCREIPLPRYRVLVREVRALCERYGARLLLNSALGEALSAEAHGLHLTSTDLRALKRRPLGRDWLIAASCHDAAEIEQAARLALDFIVLGPVLSTPAHPDASTLGWTGFTNLVRRAPLPAYALGGLGPAHLPLAWHSGAQGIAAIRGLWGGLGGGG; encoded by the coding sequence ATCGCCGTCGGCGTCCTCTGCAACGACCGCGACGAGGTGCTGATCGCCCAGCGGCCGAAGGGGCGACACCAGGGGGGGCTCTGGGAGTTCCCGGGCGGTAAGGTCGAGCCGGGCGAAGACGGGCGCGCGGCCTTGCGGCGCGAGCTTCGCGAAGAGCTCGGCATCGAGATCACCATCGCCCGACCGCTCATCCGGGTCCGACACCGCTACGCCGACCGAAGCGTGCTTCTCGATTGCTGGCGCGTGAGCCGCTGGGGAGGCGAGGTTCATGGACGGGAGGGCCAGCGGGTCGCGTGGGCGCGGCCGGAGGCGCTCGACGAACGGCGTTTTCTGCCGGCGGACAAGGCCATCCTCACCGCCGCACGCCTGCCGGCGATGTACCTCATCAGCCCGGAGCCCGGCCCCGATCTCGACGCCTTTCTCGCGACGCTCGATGCGCGCCTCGGGGGCGGCCTGCGCCTCTTCCAGCTGCGCTGCCGGGAGATCCCATTGCCGCGGTACCGAGTCTTGGTTCGAGAGGTCCGAGCCCTCTGTGAGCGATACGGCGCCCGGCTGCTCTTGAACAGCGCCCTCGGCGAGGCGCTCTCCGCTGAGGCGCACGGGCTGCACCTGACGAGCACGGACCTCCGCGCGCTCAAGAGGCGCCCGCTGGGACGCGACTGGCTCATCGCCGCCTCTTGCCACGACGCCGCAGAGATCGAACAGGCCGCGCGCCTCGCCCTCGACTTCATCGTCCTCGGCCCGGTCCTGTCCACCCCCGCCCACCCCGACGCCTCTACCCTCGGCTGGACGGGCTTCACAAACCTCGTGCGGCGCGCCCCCCTGCCGGCCTATGCCCTGGGCGGGCTCGGACCCGCCCATCTCCCCCTCGCATGGCACTCCGGCGCCCAGGGCATCGCGGCGATCCGGGGGCTCTGGGGCGGGCTCGGCGGGGGAGGATAG
- a CDS encoding restriction endonuclease subunit R, translated as MPKLSKKAVDRIGAGIKRFQPILASAKARDVNESDTVIIVTDLLQEVFGYDKFTEITSEHMIRGTFCNLAIKLDGTLAVLIEVKAIGLDLKEQYVKAVDYAANQGCEWVTLTNGIVWKVYKVCFSEPIEQEFVVELDLLAMNPRSSNHIDLVGLLAKEGWENAHLGEYHTQRRALSLTLGALILSDPVLELLRREVRRLSPDVRIECDEVRSVLESEVLKREVLEGERAGSAQVGSGCRADASNSEQETPNEAAAAPAEDPPG; from the coding sequence ATGCCGAAACTTTCCAAGAAGGCAGTAGATCGCATCGGCGCCGGTATCAAGCGCTTCCAGCCCATTCTCGCGTCGGCGAAGGCCCGCGACGTGAACGAATCAGACACCGTGATCATCGTCACGGACCTCCTCCAGGAGGTATTTGGTTACGATAAATTCACGGAGATTACGTCGGAGCACATGATCCGCGGAACCTTCTGTAACCTGGCTATCAAGCTTGACGGTACGTTGGCCGTTCTAATCGAGGTGAAGGCCATCGGTTTGGATTTGAAAGAGCAATACGTTAAGGCAGTGGACTATGCGGCCAACCAAGGTTGCGAATGGGTAACGCTTACCAACGGAATCGTCTGGAAGGTTTACAAAGTCTGCTTCTCCGAGCCGATTGAACAGGAGTTCGTCGTTGAATTGGATCTGCTGGCGATGAATCCTCGCAGCTCCAACCACATCGATCTCGTTGGTCTCCTCGCTAAGGAGGGCTGGGAAAACGCGCACCTTGGCGAATATCACACTCAACGACGGGCCTTGAGCCTCACGCTCGGAGCCTTAATCCTCAGCGACCCGGTTCTGGAACTCCTCCGGAGAGAGGTACGCCGGTTATCGCCTGACGTCCGAATCGAGTGTGACGAGGTCAGAAGTGTTCTAGAGTCGGAGGTCTTAAAGCGAGAGGTTCTTGAGGGCGAAAGGGCCGGTTCTGCCCAGGTTGGCTCGGGCTGCCGGGCGGATGCTTCGAACTCAGAACAGGAGACGCCTAATGAAGCTGCTGCCGCGCCGGCAGAGGACCCTCCTGGTTAA
- a CDS encoding Uma2 family endonuclease, whose translation METLLNPAVIIEVLSVSTEAYDRGEKFAHYRRLPTLTDYVLIAEDKLRVEHYVRQDRQWVLSEADDWNDTIDLTSIGCRLALRDIYDKVNFPQGDTAAGTPMVNAPDRRGA comes from the coding sequence ATGGAAACCCTCCTCAACCCTGCGGTGATTATCGAGGTGCTCTCGGTGTCTACCGAGGCCTATGACCGCGGCGAGAAGTTTGCTCACTACCGGCGCCTCCCCACTCTGACCGACTACGTCCTGATCGCAGAGGACAAGCTGCGGGTCGAGCACTACGTTCGGCAGGACCGGCAATGGGTCCTGTCGGAGGCCGACGACTGGAACGACACCATCGACTTGACCTCCATCGGTTGCCGGTTGGCGCTGCGCGACATCTACGACAAGGTGAATTTTCCTCAAGGGGATACGGCTGCCGGGACGCCGATGGTAAACGCGCCCGATCGGCGCGGCGCATGA
- a CDS encoding nuclear transport factor 2 family protein codes for MVLAFPGTAAAGEPSDPEAVLRALVKANEDKDLEAMARWMDAGDDAVGYTIHGRKYIGWTLLARDMEAEFEAVTRLEVPIKDLQVWTRGDVAWFAMELDYIRYVASGGGETRTVMPLRETGVLERRHGRWILVSWHESFRDGAAGLMSVSETAPQEPAATAPDLSGQWAVQEEDKAYTATLDASGNGTYTHQGGRLMTTKCAGRKWQGTWQQGGNDREGGFDLLISEDGQEARGVWWYTRVGEHHNIPPRQWGGTYHWKRVPRTQPGS; via the coding sequence ATGGTCCTGGCATTCCCGGGGACAGCCGCTGCGGGGGAACCCAGCGATCCCGAGGCGGTGCTGCGCGCCCTGGTCAAAGCCAACGAGGACAAAGACCTCGAAGCGATGGCGCGCTGGATGGACGCGGGCGACGACGCCGTTGGTTACACCATCCACGGCCGGAAGTACATCGGCTGGACGTTGTTGGCTCGCGACATGGAAGCGGAGTTCGAAGCCGTCACCCGCCTCGAGGTCCCGATCAAAGACCTCCAGGTCTGGACCCGGGGCGATGTCGCGTGGTTCGCGATGGAGCTCGACTACATCCGCTATGTGGCCAGCGGCGGGGGGGAGACCCGCACGGTGATGCCGCTGCGCGAGACCGGGGTGCTGGAGCGCCGCCACGGGCGCTGGATCCTGGTGTCATGGCACGAGTCGTTTCGCGACGGCGCCGCGGGTCTCATGTCCGTTTCCGAGACCGCGCCTCAGGAGCCCGCCGCCACCGCGCCCGATCTGAGCGGACAGTGGGCGGTCCAGGAAGAAGACAAAGCCTATACCGCGACCCTGGACGCCTCCGGCAACGGCACCTACACCCACCAGGGGGGGCGCCTCATGACCACGAAGTGCGCCGGCCGCAAGTGGCAGGGGACCTGGCAACAAGGCGGCAACGACCGGGAAGGCGGATTCGATCTGCTCATCTCGGAGGATGGGCAGGAGGCGCGCGGGGTATGGTGGTATACCCGCGTTGGCGAACATCACAACATCCCGCCGCGGCAGTGGGGCGGTACCTATCATTGGAAACGCGTGCCTAGAACTCAACCGGGCTCCTGA